From one Rhodoferax sp. PAMC 29310 genomic stretch:
- the cysS gene encoding cysteine--tRNA ligase — protein sequence MSLHIYNTLSRALEPFSPLEPGHVRMYVCGMTIYDLCHIGHARMMMAFDVAQRWLKSSDYRVTYVRNITDIDDKIIKRALERGITIRALTDEMIVAMHGDIARLGIEPPSIEPRATEYVPKMLSLISQLEAKGLAYKAESGDVNFSVRKFPGYGRLSGKSLDELRAGERVAVQDGKEDPLDFVLWKAAKPSEPDDAKWDSQAAGFDYGIGRPGWHIECSAMSCETLGETFDIHGGGADLQFPHHENEIAQSEGANGKTMARFWMHNGFVRVDNEKMSKSLGNFFTIREVLNKFDAETVRFFLVRTHYRTALNYSDVHLDDARSSLKRMYTALQLVSAAPVDAVDWADPFAKRFKAAMDNDFGTPEAVAVLFDLASEVNRSKSASLAGLLKALGACLGLLQGDPNAFLTAGVGVDEALIVSMIADRAQAKAAKDFAEADRIRQHLLSNGVVLKDSPTGTTWEVA from the coding sequence ATGAGTCTGCACATATACAACACGCTGTCGCGTGCCCTAGAGCCGTTTTCGCCATTGGAGCCGGGCCATGTCCGCATGTACGTCTGTGGCATGACGATTTATGACCTTTGCCACATTGGCCACGCCCGGATGATGATGGCCTTTGATGTGGCTCAGCGGTGGTTGAAAAGCAGTGACTACCGGGTGACTTACGTGCGCAATATCACTGATATTGACGACAAGATCATCAAAAGAGCACTAGAGCGGGGCATCACCATTCGAGCGTTGACTGACGAAATGATCGTGGCCATGCATGGCGACATCGCCCGCTTGGGCATTGAGCCTCCCTCGATTGAGCCGCGAGCGACTGAATACGTCCCCAAAATGCTAAGCCTGATCAGTCAGCTGGAAGCCAAAGGCTTGGCCTACAAGGCCGAGAGTGGTGATGTGAACTTCTCGGTCCGCAAGTTTCCCGGTTATGGCCGTTTGTCAGGCAAATCCTTGGACGAGTTGCGCGCCGGCGAGCGAGTGGCAGTTCAGGATGGCAAAGAAGACCCGTTGGACTTCGTTTTGTGGAAGGCAGCCAAGCCATCGGAGCCAGACGACGCCAAGTGGGACAGTCAGGCGGCGGGATTTGACTACGGTATAGGGCGCCCAGGTTGGCATATTGAGTGCTCAGCCATGAGCTGCGAGACTTTGGGTGAGACGTTTGATATTCATGGCGGCGGAGCTGATTTGCAGTTTCCCCACCATGAGAACGAAATTGCACAGAGCGAAGGGGCCAATGGGAAAACCATGGCCAGGTTCTGGATGCACAACGGTTTCGTTCGCGTTGACAACGAAAAGATGTCAAAAAGTTTGGGCAATTTCTTCACCATTCGTGAGGTCTTGAACAAGTTTGACGCTGAAACTGTTCGCTTCTTTTTGGTGCGTACCCACTATCGGACTGCCCTGAACTACAGCGATGTCCATCTTGACGATGCCCGCAGTTCGCTCAAGCGGATGTACACCGCTTTGCAACTGGTGTCGGCGGCTCCTGTGGACGCCGTTGATTGGGCCGATCCGTTCGCCAAGCGATTCAAAGCAGCCATGGATAACGACTTCGGGACGCCCGAAGCAGTGGCTGTGTTGTTTGATTTGGCATCTGAGGTCAATCGATCGAAGTCTGCGTCCTTGGCTGGGCTGCTGAAGGCACTGGGCGCGTGCCTCGGGTTGCTTCAGGGGGATCCGAATGCCTTCTTGACGGCGGGTGTTGGCGTTGATGAGGCACTGATCGTGTCAATGATTGCGGACCGGGCGCAGGCCAAAGCCGCCAAAGACTTTGCCGAAGCCGATCGGATTCGCCAGCACTTGTTAAGCAATGGCGTTGTCTTGAAAGACTCGCCCACCGGGACGACCTGGGAGGTGGCGTGA